From the Brachyspira suanatina genome, the window TAATTCATATTCCTCTTCTTTTTGTCTTAAAAAAACTTTGTCCAATGCTTCAAGTGAAATATCTATCACCCCCAAATTATTTATATATTTTATATTATATCCGCCAACTGATTTCATAATATATTCTGCTTCATAAACTTCATCTTCAAATATAGTTCTTATGAAATATCTTTTAACATTACTAGACAAAATCATGCTTGTATATTTAGCATATTGTTCTTCTATTCTTACCCAAGAACCTAATTCATTTTTATATTCGTAAATAGGAATTCCTATATTAAAAGCTCTTCCGCTTACGATATTTCCTATACCTGTTTTTATAGAGTATGATCTGTTTCCGTCATTTACTTTATAATCAGTTTTTATATCATCAGACTTTATACTTTCTACTGTATTTATAATATCAAAAATCTCTTCTGAATATTTATCTCTTACTATCAGTTTAAAATCAAAAGCCATAATAAAAACTCCTCATATATTTATACTAATAGTAAAAAATATAAGGATTTATAAGCATTATTAATTCTATGATTTAAAAAATTTTCTTTAAACGCACGGTGAATATATTTCTATTTTTTATTTAAATTAGAATTATCAATAAACTTATATTTTAAATTTTGTTTATCGTGCGTTTGTAGTTTTTTAATTTTAATAAAAACTTGGGTGGGTGCTATAATTTCTAATGAAGCAATAAAGAAGTTGAAAATAAAAATAACAAAATAAATTAAAAAGCATAAAGGGTGGGCGAGTGTAATTAAATTTTAAAACTTAATTTACATACCACGCCCTTTTGTTTTTTCTGCTTAGTTTTGAAATTATAATTTTAATTTGTTTTGATGCTGAATTAGAAATGTTAACGCCCGCCCAAGTGATTATTAGATTAAAAATATATTCAACGCACGTTTAACTAAGATTTAATTTCAATGAATAATTTGAAATCGAAATAAATTTATATTTTTGGCTTTACTCTCCGTGCGATATATGAGAATTTAAGAAATAAAAAAGCATCAGGTAATAAAAATACTTGATGCTTTGAATTCAATTTTTATAAAATGATTTTAGAATGAAGCGAAACCATCATCAGTCATACCATTTGAAGTAGAAGAATATGTAACTCCAAATTCATCGTTTCTTACTGTAGTATTATCCTGCTTTTGAGATTCCATAGCTCTTGCTCTTTCTACAGAAGGCGGAACTTTTAATTCTTTTTTATTATTTTCTTTTGTTATATTTTCTTTTTTTGGAGTTTCTCTTTTAACATTATCTTTTATATAAAAATCTTGTTTTTTTGTACTTTCATATTTAATCTCTTCTTTTTTAGTGCTTATATTTTCTTTTATCTCTTTTTTAACTTCTTTTTTTACTTTTGTTGTATTATCTTTTTTTAAGTCGTCTTCACTTAATTTAAAGAAACTTACAGTATCTTTAAGAACATGAGCCTGTGCAAGAAGTGATTCAGAAGTATTCGCACTTTCCTGTACCAAAGAAGCATTATGCTGAGTTACAGTATCCATTTCAGCAACGGCTCTGTTAACCTGATCTACTCCTGTCTGCTGTTCCATAGCAGTAGCACTAATATCCTGCATTATTCTGGCAGTATCTTCTATTTTCTGCTGAATGTCTATAAATATGTCTTGAGATTGACGGGCCGTTTCTGTGGCTTTATTAATTTTTTCATTTGTGTTGTCAACTAAAACAGTAATGTCTTTAACAGATGACTGAGTAGTTTGAGCTAGATTTCTAACTTCAGAAGCAACAACCGCAAAACCCTTACCTTGATCTCCTGCTCTAGCTGCCTCTACTGCTGCATTCAAAGCAAGTATATTAGTTTGAAATGCTATATCTTCAATTATTTTAGTAATGTTTTTAATCTTAGTACTTGCTTCATATACTTCTTCTATATTTGTTGTGGTTTCAGCAATGATTTTTCCGGCATTTTCTACAGCCTCTCTTGAAGCAACCATCATATTATTTCCAGCAACGGCATGGTCTGTAGATGATTTTATTGTAGAAGCCATCTCTTCCATAGAGCTTGCAGTTTCTTCAAGACTTGCTGCCTGCGATTCAGTTCTTCTTGATAAATCAGTATTTCCTTGAGATAATTCCTGAGCAGCTTTTACTATATTATTAGAAGCGGTATTAACATCTGTAATAGTTTCAGCAAGTTTTCTTCTCATACTGACAAAAGATTTTGATAAGACACCTATCTCATCTTTTCTAGGTTTTATACGCTGCTTGATATTGCTTAAATCACCTCTCTCTATTTCCTGAGCTTCTTCAACAACTATTTCAAGAGGCTTGGTTATAGTTCCAATAAATAAACTTACAAATATTGCAAGTGCCACTATTGATATGATTCCAATAATAATTGTTGCTATTATTAATTTTTGATTATGAGCAAATATTTCATAATCCATCATAGCAAGAGCTATTATCCAAGGTCTGCTTTTCATTTTATAATAAGCAGCTGTTCTTTGCTCTCCATTTACATCATAAGTAATTATTCCGCTTCCAGCACCAGTGAATGCTTGTTTATATATAGGATTAATCTTCATATTAGCTATATTTTCATATTTTGAATCCATTATATTGTAAAGGTTTTCACTAGTTATGAATAGTCCTCCTGTAGTTCCTAAATCTATATTAGAAAAATGTGTTTGATGAAGTATAGACCAATCAAATAGAACATATATATATCCTGCATTTTGATTATTACTGTCTTTCACAAGTTTTATAGCAGGCATAGCCCATTTGCCTGTAACTTCAGATTGCATTAAAGTATCTGAAAATATAATTTCTTCTTTATTAGCAGATTCTTGAGACCAAGCATTTGGAATATAATCTTTTAAATTCCTACCTACAAGTGCAGATGATGCGGAATCAGCAATTATATTTCCGTTCATATCAGCAAGTCCCATATTTATTATATAAAGATTATTGTTTTTGAAATTTTTTATTGTGTTTAATAATAATTCTAATGAAGTATCCTGATAACCTTCTAAATATCTGATAACTACAGGAGTTACAGCATAAGTATTTACTAAGGAGCTTTCAAGTCCGAACCAAGTATCTAAAACAGAAGCATATCCTGCTATGGTGCTATTAAAGCCTCCAAGTTTACTATCGCTTATTCCCTTACTTCCTATTTTTATAGAGGATATAAGCATTGCTATTATTATAACTACAACCATAACACATATAACGAAAGGCATTCTAAATGCTAAACTGTTTATTTTCTTCATAAAATTATTATTCTCCAAAATAAAAATTTATTTACAATAAAATAAATATTATTATATATATAGTAACAAATAATTATAATTTTTGATAAATAAATTGCTAAATTTAACAATTTTTTTTTAAAATACAATCTATTTTATCAAAAATTAATAATAAACAATATGTAAGTTAAAAATTAATTATAATGGAGTATGTAAAAACTGCAAAAATAAAAGCTATAGTAAAACATACTATAGCCTTTATTTTTACAAAAATTAAAATATGAAATTATCTATAAGATTTTTCTAATACGCTTAAAACTTCTTCATCTGTAAAATTATGAGGATCGCATTCAAATAATCCGCCCATAGCGAATTTAGCATTTTTAGCTATAGCAGGTAAATCCTCTTTTTTCATTCCATAATCTGAAAGCTTCAAATTATCAACACCGCATGCTTTTTGAAGTTCTACTAATGCATCAACAAAATCCATAGCTTTATCAGCATCTTTTTTACCCAAAGCTTTCGCCATATTTATCATTTTTTCATCGCAGTCATGAGAATTAGCAATAACTGTATAATATTCTTTACTGATAATGATAAGTCCAGCACCATGTTCAAGTTTAGGATAATAAGCACTCATAGCATGCTCCATAGAATGTTCAGAAGTGCAGCTTGAAGTACTTTCTACTATACCGGATAAAGTATTAGCCATAGCAACGTTCTCTCTGGCTTCCATATTGTTTCCATCTTTAACAGCATCAGCTAAACTTTTGCCTATAAGCTCTATAGACTTTAAAGCGAATAAGTCGCTCATCTCGCTAGCAATTTTATTTATATAACCTTCTGTACTGTGGAATAATGCATCAAAACCTTGATAAGCTGTAAGTTTTGGAGGAACTGTTTTCATAAGTTCAGGATCTACTATAGAAAGATAAGGATAAGTTTTTTCATATCCGAAACCTATTTTCTCATTTCCATTAGTTATAACAGTCCAAGGATCTGCTTCTGTTCCTGTACCTGCAGTTGTAGTTATTGCTACTATTGGTAAAGGATCATTTGGTATAGGTTTTCCTTTACCTGTACCGCCGAATATATAATCCCAATAATCGCCTTCATTTGTAGCCATTATAGCAATAGACTTTGATGAGTCCATACTGCTTCCGCCGCCTATTCCTATAACAAAATCACAATTTTCTTTTTTTGCTAAAGCAGCACCTTCCATTACATGGTCTTTAATAGGATTTGGAAGTATTTTATCAAACAAACAATAATTTATATTTGCTTTATCTAATTGTTCTTCCAATCTTTTTAAATATCCGTATTTTTTTACAGATGTACCCCCTGTAACTATTAATGCTTTTTTACCCGGTAATTTTTGTTTATGAAGTTTTTCTAATGAACCGCATCCAAATATTACTTTACTAGGCATATAAAAATTAAAATTCATATTACTACCCCTTATGAAATTAATACCAATATATTATGTTTACTATTATATATCTATAATTCATTTAAATCAAATTGATTTATTATATGCCTAAACAACTATATTTTATCAATTTTGATATTTTGAAAATGTATTATCAACTTTTTTGACGGACTTCATCAAATGCAGTCTTTCGCGAAGCGTGTGCGACAAAAAGTTGACAACATATATATGATGTACAGTAGCCTGAAAATTAAATCGTTTCAGTATATATAAAATTTATGATTATGAGGAACGAGGAAGTTTCTTTATTATTTGAAGATACTTAATAAATCTTCTTATCTTTACATTTCTTTTATTTATGTTCAATGCTTTTTTGTAATAGTCTAAAGAATTATTGAAATACTCATTTACTTCTCTGTGTTTTTTATATTTAAAATAATAGCATATTCCCAGATTAAAATAAATTTCATAATTATTTTTACCGTAATATTTATTTTCTATAGACATATTATAATTGTATATTGCTCTGTCTAAATATTCTTCATCTGGTTTATGTTTTTTATATAAAAGTAAATATATATCTCCCATCAATGAATAGGCTTCTATATTTCCAAGTTTAACAGAACATACAAGATTATCAAAAGCATTTTCTATAAAATACATTTTTGAAGTCTTTTCAAATAAATGTTTTAATATTAAGGCTCTATTATAATTGCATTTAGGATATTTAGGATTTATATCCAAAACTCTGCTGTAGCAATGAAAAGAGTTTACAGCGTATTCATAATTTTTAGTTTTTAAAAATATTTTATAATGCAGAATTCCCATATCAAAATAATAGTCTATATTATTTTTTTCTATATTTATTATATATTCCAAATAAAATAATGAGAATAATGCATACTTTATTCTTTTTGTAATATCAAATAAATGTTTAAAAAAATCTATGCATAATCTTATAGAAAATATATCTATATTCAAACTACTTAAGCATTTACCAGCCTTTATAAGATATTTATTATTTTTATGAATATCATACATAACATTATTTAAAATAAATAAATATTTATTTGCAAGTATTCTATTTTCATGCATAAGATTTATATACTTATCGAAATAATCATTTATTATAATTTTATTATCATATTCACTAAATAATAAAAAATAAATGCTGCTTAATTTTTTATAAATAGTATCTATGCCTACACCAAGATTTAAAGCTTCATTATAATAATCTAAACATTTCATTATATATTCATATTTAGTTTCTTTATCAAAATCATTATTATGAATTTTTAAATTGTATATATCTCCCAATCCTTCTAATGATATCAATGATTTTTTATTATTATATAGTACAGTTTCAAAACAGGATAAACTATTATTAAATATTTCTTCAACATTATAATTGCTGTAAAGATTATTATATAAAAAACCTAAATTCTCTTTTGCAATATAATATGTACTATCAATATCAATAGCTTTAAGATAATTTTTTTCTGCTGATTGATAATTTTCAAAACTGCTTTCAAGTAATTGTAAATGATGAAGAATGGCTAAATTATAATATAATGTTTTATCATATTCATTTATTTCCAAAGCATAATTTAAATTTTCTAAAGCGGTATTAAAATATTTTATATCTTTTTCTACTTTGTATGCTTCATAATAAAGTATTGCTTTTTGGGATAAATTTTTTATATCATATCTAAAACTGTTAAAATGTTTTTCTATATATGATAGAGATAAATTAAAATATTTATTGCTGTTATGATCTTCAATATATTTAAGTCTGTAAAGATCACTTATTGCAATAAGAGAATTTGAATGGCTGAAAAATAATAATGCCTTATTAAAAAATTCATCTCTCAAATTATTATTTGAGCTTGAAAAATTATCTTCCAAACTATTGCTGTATAAAAAATGATAAAAACATCCTAAATTATAATTCATATAATAGCTTAATGTATTATCATTATTTAATTGCCCGTCATTTAATAAAGTTTCATAATCATTAATAACAAATTTAAAATAATTTACATCATCAAAATAGCAAAATGCTAATCTATATAATTCAAATCTATTAATATATGTGTAAAGATAATCACAATCTATGGCAAGTGCTTTATTATAATAAAATAAAGAATTATTAAAATCATCTTTATTTTTAGTTATTGAAAATTTGCATTCATATATATAAGCAATAGAATTTAATATATCAATATCATCTGTATATAAATGATTGAATGCTGATAAAGAAGCGTTGAAATATAATTCATCTCCCGTATTTTTATAGCATAATATATAAAGATAGCCAATAAAATAATAAGCATTATTATCTGTATCCTTAGCCTTATTATAATAATTCATAGCAGAAGAAAAATCTTCATCGTTTTTAGTTAAGCCGTATCTTATGCTGTAGACATATCCTAAAAGATTATATAATATATTATTAGAATTATTAATATCTTCTATCTTTTTTAAAACTGAAACAGCATCATCAGAAAATTGTATGTACTTACTATACTTAAACATAATGGTGTGTAAAAAGCCAACATTAAGTAAAATATCAATATCATTAGAGGAATAATACAAATCTATATAATAATTTATAGAAAGTAAATAATAGTCAGGGTTTTTAGTATGAAGAAATTCTTCTTTATATAATTTAGCTACATGCTCTAAAGCAAACATATTGTCATGATCAAAATCTAAAATTTCTAAATACACTTCTGCGGCAATATTGAAATGCTTTTCTTTTTCAGCATTTGAATATTTGGATTTATATAATGAGAAAATATTATAGCTTAAATTTATATCGCTGCCTATTGTATTCAATACTTCTTTATAATAGTCTAATGCCTTATTAAAATAATTATTATTTTTAGTTCTTACATATTTTATATGATTTAGTATAGCTAAAATAAAATAGCTAATTTCATTATTATGATGAATTATTCTTTCTATATGATCAGACACTATATCATAATAGATATCATCATAATCATAAATATATTTAGTATAATATAGAAATGCGGCTTTATTTCTTGCATATATATTACCGCTGTTTTTTATGAGTATTGAATTTATACTTCCTATAACATTTTCAAAACTTTCATTATCTCCATTATAAGCACATTCATCTATATAGGAATCTATTAATAATTGAAGTATAGCAGTATCATTATATTTAATATTTAATCTTTTATCATTTTTTAGTTTTTCAGTAAAATTATAAAAGAATGAATCATTATTTTCTAATGTTTCAAAATCAAGTTTTTTGAGAAGTGAAAGAGCAGAATCTGCTTTCATATTATGAATAAAATTATAATGATTCATATACTAGTTTTCTGTTTTTATTTTATTATATTCCTGAAGAAAATCATTGGCTATTTTTTTTAATTCTTTATTATATTCTATATTTAATTGTATGCTTTCATCTATGATTTTTTGATTTCTTTTTTCTTTGCACATTTCTATATCTATTTTGATTTTTTCTATACTAATTTTTTGTTTTAATTCATGAAATTTTGGCTGATATTTTTCTTTTAACTTTATTATTTCCTGTAATTGTTTTTCTGTTAAACCTTCTGCATTTATAATAAAATAATCATAATTATCATACGGACAATAGTAAGAAAATAAAAAAGATGAAAAAATAAATAATAATGCAGCAATTTTTTTCATAATTTATCCTCAAAAAATAATTACTGCTTATATTATACATGTAAAAGCAATTTATTGAAATATAAAAAATGATTTTATATAAAAAAAGGAGAGATAATTAATCCCTCCTTTAGTAAAATATGGTTTTATTTATCATGTGAGTTATTTGTTATTTTTTATTTCATTATATTCCTGAAGAAAATCATTGGCTATCTTTTTTAATTCTTTTGCATATTCCATATTCAATTTTAGCGAATTATTGATAATAAGTTCATCGGGATTTTTTTTAGACATTTCCAAGTTTATTTTAGTTCTTTCCAAATACATTTTTTTTCTTAGTTCTGAAATTTTAGGCTGATATTCGCTTTTTAATACTATTATTTCATTTAATTGTTTTTCGGTAAGTGAATCTTCATTATAAATAAAGTAGGTATAAGGTTCATCAGTACAATAATAATTTTCAGCAAATAATGATATAGATAATATAACCGTAATAAAAAGAACCATAATAATGCGTTTCATAGTTTTTGCTCCTAATACTAACTTTTAATTTTATAATTAGACGAATTGAATAATTAAAAGTTCCCAAATATTTAAAATATTTTAAATTTTATCGGCGGTGTGAAGATATTCAATTTAAATATAGCTAGGGTGGGTAGCAAAAAAATCTAATTAGGCAGCATAGAAATAAAAAATATAAATTGCATATTATGGCTATAAATATAAATGGCGGGGTAGTGTAAATATATTTTTAAACCTAATTAAGCAAAACGCCATTTTAATTTTTTGTTTATTTTTATTAATGTACTGCTTGCTTTACCAAGACATTTGAAGTCCAAAGCCTATATATAAATCATTTAAAGTAGGATAATTTCCTATTACACTTTTATCTAAACTTGTTGGAAGCCTTAAAGCTAATAATATATAAGGTTCGCCTGTTACAATATTCTGATATCCTGATACTGGAATGCTGGCATCAAATCCTACTTTTAAAGCTGCTGAATGCATATATTCTTTTGAGTAATAAGTAAATCTATATGAAAGAGAACCGAAGAAATTATCAAAATATATATGGCTCAAATTAAAATGCGAACTCAAATATCCTAAAAGCTCCACATCGCCGCCTAAAAAATAATTTGATTTATATTTTTTATTCTGAACATAAGCGTAAAACTCTTCAGGTGCTTTTACTTCGCTTGATCCAAATACTGTAGAAGCACCATCGAATGCAGTATTAGTATCAAAAGCATAAGAACCATAGAAACTAGCTCTTATAGGTACATATCTAGTTTGAAACTTTGTACTGAAATCTATAGCAAATTTATTGTATCTAATAGAGTATTTAGGTATAACAGTAAGATTTACTAAATCATCTCTATAAGGCTTATCAGTTTGTACTCTAAATATCATTGAAGCTTTTAAAGAAACATTTAATGTCCAAGAAGAATATTTCCAATTAAATGCTGCTGATGCATTAGTTTGAGGATTAACAAATTCAGAAAATAAAGCTCCTGAAACCGAAGGCTCAAGCATAAAATATAATTTATCGCTTTCAGTATTTAGCATAAACTGCATAGCAAGATAAGAGTTTAATCTCCAATAGTTATGAGTAGAATATACTACATCGCTTTTAAATCCAAAGTATAAAGGGTAAAGCAATTTAAAAGAAG encodes:
- a CDS encoding methyl-accepting chemotaxis protein, with product MKKINSLAFRMPFVICVMVVVIIIAMLISSIKIGSKGISDSKLGGFNSTIAGYASVLDTWFGLESSLVNTYAVTPVVIRYLEGYQDTSLELLLNTIKNFKNNNLYIINMGLADMNGNIIADSASSALVGRNLKDYIPNAWSQESANKEEIIFSDTLMQSEVTGKWAMPAIKLVKDSNNQNAGYIYVLFDWSILHQTHFSNIDLGTTGGLFITSENLYNIMDSKYENIANMKINPIYKQAFTGAGSGIITYDVNGEQRTAAYYKMKSRPWIIALAMMDYEIFAHNQKLIIATIIIGIISIVALAIFVSLFIGTITKPLEIVVEEAQEIERGDLSNIKQRIKPRKDEIGVLSKSFVSMRRKLAETITDVNTASNNIVKAAQELSQGNTDLSRRTESQAASLEETASSMEEMASTIKSSTDHAVAGNNMMVASREAVENAGKIIAETTTNIEEVYEASTKIKNITKIIEDIAFQTNILALNAAVEAARAGDQGKGFAVVASEVRNLAQTTQSSVKDITVLVDNTNEKINKATETARQSQDIFIDIQQKIEDTARIMQDISATAMEQQTGVDQVNRAVAEMDTVTQHNASLVQESANTSESLLAQAHVLKDTVSFFKLSEDDLKKDNTTKVKKEVKKEIKENISTKKEEIKYESTKKQDFYIKDNVKRETPKKENITKENNKKELKVPPSVERARAMESQKQDNTTVRNDEFGVTYSSTSNGMTDDGFASF
- a CDS encoding iron-containing alcohol dehydrogenase, translating into MNFNFYMPSKVIFGCGSLEKLHKQKLPGKKALIVTGGTSVKKYGYLKRLEEQLDKANINYCLFDKILPNPIKDHVMEGAALAKKENCDFVIGIGGGSSMDSSKSIAIMATNEGDYWDYIFGGTGKGKPIPNDPLPIVAITTTAGTGTEADPWTVITNGNEKIGFGYEKTYPYLSIVDPELMKTVPPKLTAYQGFDALFHSTEGYINKIASEMSDLFALKSIELIGKSLADAVKDGNNMEARENVAMANTLSGIVESTSSCTSEHSMEHAMSAYYPKLEHGAGLIIISKEYYTVIANSHDCDEKMINMAKALGKKDADKAMDFVDALVELQKACGVDNLKLSDYGMKKEDLPAIAKNAKFAMGGLFECDPHNFTDEEVLSVLEKSYR
- a CDS encoding tetratricopeptide repeat protein: MNHYNFIHNMKADSALSLLKKLDFETLENNDSFFYNFTEKLKNDKRLNIKYNDTAILQLLIDSYIDECAYNGDNESFENVIGSINSILIKNSGNIYARNKAAFLYYTKYIYDYDDIYYDIVSDHIERIIHHNNEISYFILAILNHIKYVRTKNNNYFNKALDYYKEVLNTIGSDINLSYNIFSLYKSKYSNAEKEKHFNIAAEVYLEILDFDHDNMFALEHVAKLYKEEFLHTKNPDYYLLSINYYIDLYYSSNDIDILLNVGFLHTIMFKYSKYIQFSDDAVSVLKKIEDINNSNNILYNLLGYVYSIRYGLTKNDEDFSSAMNYYNKAKDTDNNAYYFIGYLYILCYKNTGDELYFNASLSAFNHLYTDDIDILNSIAYIYECKFSITKNKDDFNNSLFYYNKALAIDCDYLYTYINRFELYRLAFCYFDDVNYFKFVINDYETLLNDGQLNNDNTLSYYMNYNLGCFYHFLYSNSLEDNFSSSNNNLRDEFFNKALLFFSHSNSLIAISDLYRLKYIEDHNSNKYFNLSLSYIEKHFNSFRYDIKNLSQKAILYYEAYKVEKDIKYFNTALENLNYALEINEYDKTLYYNLAILHHLQLLESSFENYQSAEKNYLKAIDIDSTYYIAKENLGFLYNNLYSNYNVEEIFNNSLSCFETVLYNNKKSLISLEGLGDIYNLKIHNNDFDKETKYEYIMKCLDYYNEALNLGVGIDTIYKKLSSIYFLLFSEYDNKIIINDYFDKYINLMHENRILANKYLFILNNVMYDIHKNNKYLIKAGKCLSSLNIDIFSIRLCIDFFKHLFDITKRIKYALFSLFYLEYIINIEKNNIDYYFDMGILHYKIFLKTKNYEYAVNSFHCYSRVLDINPKYPKCNYNRALILKHLFEKTSKMYFIENAFDNLVCSVKLGNIEAYSLMGDIYLLLYKKHKPDEEYLDRAIYNYNMSIENKYYGKNNYEIYFNLGICYYFKYKKHREVNEYFNNSLDYYKKALNINKRNVKIRRFIKYLQIIKKLPRSS